The following proteins come from a genomic window of Actinacidiphila yeochonensis CN732:
- a CDS encoding class F sortase — protein MPGGDDRDDRDGGYDRDGGYAEAVRSDTRARPDGRTWTAVAAGLVLLAAWLLGHGSGGTTTPAGAGRGLAAAAADHPPHLYPAHDPMPAADPVRVDIDSIGLHAPLVPRGLTAGTIDPPPYSTPDIAGWYRGGPTPGAAGAALLVGHVDTETGPAVFFPLSTVRPGALVEVTRADHSVADFSVEAVEVVPKDHFDATRVYGSDAADRPELRLITCGGDFDKTAQEYSANVVVYASLTGSHTVSAARRA, from the coding sequence ATGCCCGGCGGGGACGACCGGGACGACCGGGACGGCGGGTACGACCGGGACGGCGGGTACGCGGAGGCGGTCCGCAGCGACACCCGCGCCCGGCCCGACGGCAGGACGTGGACGGCCGTGGCGGCCGGGCTGGTCCTGCTGGCGGCCTGGCTGCTCGGGCACGGCTCCGGAGGCACCACCACCCCCGCCGGCGCTGGCCGTGGGCTGGCCGCGGCGGCCGCCGACCACCCGCCGCACCTGTACCCGGCGCACGACCCGATGCCCGCGGCCGACCCCGTGCGGGTGGACATCGACTCCATCGGCCTGCACGCCCCGCTGGTCCCGCGCGGCCTCACCGCCGGCACGATCGACCCGCCGCCGTACTCCACGCCGGACATCGCCGGCTGGTACCGCGGCGGCCCCACGCCCGGCGCGGCCGGGGCGGCGCTGCTGGTCGGGCACGTGGACACCGAGACCGGGCCGGCCGTCTTCTTTCCGCTGAGCACCGTCAGGCCCGGCGCTCTGGTGGAGGTGACCCGGGCGGACCACTCGGTGGCGGACTTCTCGGTGGAGGCCGTCGAGGTCGTCCCCAAGGACCACTTCGACGCCACCCGCGTCTACGGCTCGGACGCCGCCGACCGCCCCGAGCTGCGCCTGATCACCTGCGGCGGGGACTTCGACAAGACGGCGCAGGAGTACTCGGCCAACGTCGTCGTCTACGCCTCGCTCACCGGCTCGCACACGGTGTCCGCCGCCCGCCGCGCGTAG
- a CDS encoding HAD-IIA family hydrolase, with translation MTQRKPIESWLTDMDGVLMHEGVPVPGADAFIARLRESGRPFLVLTNNSIYTPRDLAARLGRIGLDVPAANIWTSALATATFLGNQHPGGTAYVIGEAGLTTALHDAGYILTDADPDFVILGETRTYSFEALTKAIRLINKGARFIATNPDSTGPSADGDLPATGSVAALITKATGKEPYFVGKPNPLMMRTGLNTIGAHSESSAMIGDRMDTDVQAGLEAGMETFLVLTGLTSPADIERYPFRPTRVVDSIADLVELI, from the coding sequence ATGACCCAGCGCAAGCCCATCGAGTCCTGGCTCACGGACATGGACGGCGTGCTGATGCACGAAGGTGTCCCCGTCCCCGGGGCGGACGCCTTCATCGCGCGTCTGCGGGAGTCCGGGCGCCCGTTCCTGGTGCTGACGAACAACTCGATCTACACGCCGCGCGACCTCGCCGCCCGGCTCGGCCGGATCGGCCTGGACGTCCCCGCGGCGAACATCTGGACCTCGGCGCTGGCCACCGCGACGTTCCTGGGGAACCAGCACCCCGGCGGCACCGCCTACGTGATCGGTGAGGCCGGTCTGACCACCGCCCTGCACGACGCCGGGTACATCCTCACCGACGCGGACCCCGACTTCGTGATCCTGGGCGAGACCCGGACGTACTCCTTCGAGGCGCTCACCAAGGCGATCCGGCTGATCAACAAGGGCGCGCGGTTCATCGCCACCAACCCCGACAGCACCGGCCCGTCCGCCGACGGCGACCTGCCCGCCACCGGCTCGGTGGCCGCGCTGATCACGAAGGCGACGGGCAAGGAGCCGTACTTCGTCGGCAAGCCCAACCCGCTCATGATGCGCACCGGGCTGAACACCATCGGCGCCCACTCGGAGTCCTCGGCCATGATCGGCGACCGGATGGACACCGACGTGCAGGCGGGCCTGGAGGCCGGCATGGAGACGTTCCTGGTGCTGACCGGGCTGACCTCTCCCGCTGACATCGAGCGGTACCCGTTCCGGCCGACGCGGGTCGTGGACTCCATCGCCGACCTCGTCGAGCTGATCTGA
- a CDS encoding fumarylacetoacetate hydrolase family protein: MKLLRVGPAGAERPALLDQDGVLRDLSGIVPDIDGSVLADRAALDRIAAAAADGSLPAVPGTPRTGPPLARIGKIVCIGLNYHDHATETGATPPAEPVVFMKAPDTVVGPDDTVLVPRGSQKTDWEVELAVVIGRELRYAASHEEALDAVAGYAIAHDVSEREYQIERGGQWDKGKNCETFNPLGPWLVTADEVLDPQALPLKLWVNGELKQDGTTADMIFPVAEVVRYLSHFMTLYPGDVINTGTPAGVALGQPDPKPYLRAGDVVEIAVEGLGRQRQEFHPA, from the coding sequence GTGAAGCTGCTGCGTGTCGGACCCGCCGGAGCGGAACGCCCCGCCCTGCTCGACCAGGACGGCGTCCTGCGCGACCTGTCCGGGATCGTTCCCGACATCGACGGGTCGGTGCTGGCCGACCGGGCCGCCCTGGACCGCATCGCCGCCGCCGCGGCCGACGGCTCGCTGCCGGCCGTCCCCGGCACCCCCCGCACCGGCCCGCCGCTGGCCCGGATCGGCAAGATCGTCTGCATCGGGCTCAATTACCACGACCACGCGACGGAAACCGGCGCCACCCCGCCCGCGGAGCCGGTCGTCTTCATGAAGGCGCCCGATACCGTCGTCGGCCCCGACGACACCGTGCTGGTGCCGCGCGGCAGCCAGAAGACCGACTGGGAGGTGGAGCTGGCCGTCGTCATCGGCCGTGAGCTGCGCTACGCCGCGTCCCACGAGGAGGCGCTCGACGCCGTCGCCGGGTACGCCATCGCGCACGACGTCTCCGAGCGGGAGTACCAGATCGAGCGCGGCGGCCAGTGGGACAAGGGCAAGAACTGCGAGACGTTCAACCCGCTCGGCCCGTGGCTGGTCACCGCCGACGAGGTGCTCGACCCGCAGGCGCTGCCGCTGAAGCTGTGGGTCAACGGCGAGCTGAAGCAGGACGGCACCACCGCGGACATGATCTTCCCGGTCGCCGAGGTGGTGCGCTACCTCAGCCACTTCATGACGCTCTACCCGGGCGACGTGATCAACACCGGCACCCCGGCCGGTGTGGCCCTCGGCCAGCCCGACCCGAAGCCCTACCTGCGGGCCGGTGACGTGGTGGAGATCGCCGTCGAGGGCCTGGGCCGCCAGCGCCAGGAGTTCCACCCGGCCTGA
- a CDS encoding DUF445 domain-containing protein, producing the protein MDAGRTHGVRAAAGVTGAAGAARVPGTAGPAGPGAGPPVPPSGSGGPGRRGGPSGPPADADAAADAAVDPDAARRAGVRRMKLIATGFLLVATVVYGLAKWAGERGAGDWAGYVSAAAEAGMVGALADWFAVTALFRRPLGLPIPHTAIIPTKKDALGASLGEFVGENFLSGEVVRGRLRQVGIGARLGGWLAEPANADRVTEQASATLRGVLTVLRDSDVQAVVGEALTRRAEAQEIAPGLGRLLERIVADGGHRRMVDLVCARAHDWLVEHGDSVLAAVQGGAPGWTPRFVDRRIGERVYKELLRFVTEMRDAPDHPARAAVDRFLADFAGELQSDPDTRARVERLKRDLLARSEVQELIASAWGALRSMVVAAAQDEGSELRQRARSSLLSLGRRVAVDPQLQAKVDTWLEDAAVYVVTTYRDEITSLISDTVAGWDAEQTSRKVEAHVGRDLQFIRINGTVVGSLAGLVIYAISQLATR; encoded by the coding sequence ATGGACGCGGGGAGAACACACGGGGTGCGGGCGGCGGCCGGCGTGACCGGTGCGGCCGGAGCCGCACGGGTGCCCGGAACGGCGGGGCCCGCCGGGCCGGGCGCGGGACCGCCCGTACCGCCGTCCGGGTCGGGCGGGCCGGGTCGGAGGGGCGGGCCTTCCGGGCCGCCGGCGGACGCGGACGCGGCGGCGGACGCGGCGGTGGACCCGGACGCGGCGCGGCGGGCCGGCGTACGCCGGATGAAGCTGATCGCGACGGGCTTCCTGCTGGTCGCCACCGTGGTGTACGGGCTGGCCAAGTGGGCCGGCGAGCGCGGCGCGGGCGACTGGGCCGGGTACGTGTCGGCGGCGGCCGAGGCGGGCATGGTCGGCGCCCTCGCCGACTGGTTCGCGGTCACCGCCCTCTTCCGCCGCCCGCTGGGGCTGCCGATCCCGCACACCGCGATCATCCCGACGAAGAAGGACGCGCTGGGCGCGAGCCTCGGCGAGTTCGTCGGCGAGAACTTCCTGTCCGGTGAGGTGGTGCGGGGCCGGCTGCGGCAGGTCGGCATCGGCGCCCGGCTGGGCGGCTGGCTGGCCGAGCCGGCCAACGCCGACCGGGTCACCGAGCAGGCGTCGGCCACGCTGCGCGGCGTCCTGACGGTGCTGCGCGACTCCGACGTGCAGGCCGTCGTCGGCGAGGCGCTGACCCGGCGGGCCGAGGCGCAGGAGATCGCGCCGGGGCTCGGGCGGCTGCTGGAGCGGATCGTCGCGGACGGCGGCCACCGCCGGATGGTCGACCTGGTGTGCGCGCGGGCCCACGACTGGCTGGTGGAGCACGGCGACTCGGTGCTGGCCGCGGTGCAGGGCGGGGCGCCGGGCTGGACCCCGCGCTTCGTGGACCGGCGGATCGGCGAGCGCGTCTACAAGGAGCTGCTGCGCTTCGTCACCGAGATGCGGGACGCGCCGGACCACCCGGCCCGCGCCGCCGTCGACCGGTTCCTGGCGGACTTCGCCGGCGAGCTCCAGTCCGACCCCGACACCCGGGCGCGGGTCGAGCGGCTGAAACGGGACCTGCTGGCGCGGAGCGAGGTGCAGGAGCTGATCGCGTCCGCCTGGGGCGCGCTGCGCTCCATGGTGGTGGCCGCGGCGCAGGACGAGGGCAGCGAGCTGCGGCAGCGGGCCCGGTCCTCACTGCTGTCGCTGGGCCGGAGGGTCGCCGTCGACCCGCAGCTCCAGGCGAAGGTGGACACCTGGCTGGAGGACGCCGCCGTCTACGTGGTGACCACCTACCGGGACGAGATCACCTCGCTGATCAGCGACACCGTGGCCGGCTGGGACGCCGAGCAGACCTCGCGGAAGGTCGAGGCACACGTCGGACGGGACCTCCAGTTCATCCGGATCAACGGCACGGTGGTCGGGTCGCTGGCCGGCCTGGTGATCTACGCGATCTCCCAGCTGGCCACCCGCTGA